From Lampris incognitus isolate fLamInc1 unplaced genomic scaffold, fLamInc1.hap2 scaffold_83, whole genome shotgun sequence, one genomic window encodes:
- the LOC130134104 gene encoding apical junction component 1 homolog, which translates to MTRTDPPDILVSTVHQDINVFTISSHAKSLQPFKSCESVTSATLEDNQSKVKKRHNHTFDCYLSKSEGRSASWDILDSRSTEVPESCQHDTFINSVKEKTHDNVSLQQSLEQLDELLADLVTDYKPPSRRASEDILDQLKKLIDEEEAASLSRKSSKVGSEEPVPLDNAEDCSPDQSPDEDDTMMCSNNKCRRTETLFNACLYFKSCHSCYTYYCSRNCRREDWDIHKESCLYGRIGSICRHIIKHSRETVEIHKAFSRVAKVGFLSRGRGVLFLGFPNPASSSNFLKYGLDSLLMSPTYLSLRELESFKGNLGEYCKELQEAGKEYDPNECFLLNVSIAVGEQLPDGPSPRYQAPTVRKYAKVALASLSPERKVHKKEREMETLILTPPPGTAHIDKEGEEGRKAREICFINIQRELRIRGVFLRHEYPQVYQQLCEFVESNRRFTPTTIYPIDKRTGKQFMCMIMAASEPRTLDWVGTPHLLDDII; encoded by the exons ATGACACGCACAGACCCGCCTGACATACTAGTATCAACTGTGCATCAAGATATAAACGTGTTCACCATTTCTTCTCACGCCAAGTCCTTGCAACCTTTCAAATCATGTGAGTCTGTGACTAGCGCCACACTGGAGGACAATCAGAGCAAAGTCAAGAAGAGGCACAACCATACTTTTGACT GTTACCTTAGCAAGTCTGAAGGgcgatctgccagctgggacattcTGGACTCTCGAAGCACTGAGGTCCCCGAAAGCTGTCAACATGACACCTTCATAAATTCGGTCAAAGAGAAGACACATGATAATGTCTCTCTTCAACAAAGTCTTGAGCAACTTGATGAGTTACTTGCAGATCTTGTGACTGACTACAAGCCACCTAGTAGACGGGCAAGTGAGGATATTTTGGATCAACTGAAAAAACTAATTGACGAAGAAGAGGCAGCGTCTCTGTCCAGAAAGAGCTCAAAGGTTGGGTCAGAGGAACCAGTTCCACTTGACAA TGCAGAGGATTGCTCACCAGACCAAAGCCCAGATGAGGATGACACAATGATGTGTTCAAACAACAAATGCAGGCGGACAGAGACCTTGTTTAATGCTTGCCTGTACTTTAAGTCTTGCCACAGCTGCTACACCTACTATTGCTCTCGTAACTGCCGCAGGGAAGACTGGGATATTCACAAAGAGAGCTGCCTGTATGGAAGAATTGGTAGCATATGCCGTCACATAATCAAGCATAGCCGAGAGACTGTTGAGATCCACAAAGCCTTCTCACGTGTCGCCAAAGTGGGCTTTCTCTCCCGGGGTAGAGGAGTGCTCTTCCTTGGTTTTCCCAACCCTGCGTCATCCAGTAACTTTCTGAAGTATGGTCTAGATAGTCTTCTAATGTCCCCAACATACCTGTCCCTTCGAGAGCTAGAGAGCTTTAAGGGCAACCTGGGAGAGTACTGCAAGGAACTCCAGGAAGCTGGAAAAGAGTATGACCCAAATGAATGTTTCCTCTTGAATGTATCCATTGCTGTTGGTGAGCAATTGCCTGATGGGCCATCACCAAGGTACCAAGCTCCAACTGTTAGGAAATATGCCAAGGTAGCACTGGCTTCCTTGAGCCCAGAAAGAAAGGTtcacaaaaaagagagagagatggaaacatTAATCCTAACGCCACCCCCAGGCACAGCACACATTGACAAAGAGGGAGAGGAAGGCAGGAAGGCCAGGGAGATCTGTTTTATCAATATCCAACGGGAGCTAAGAATCCGGGGAGTTTTTCTTAGACATGAATACCCACAGGTATATCAGCAGCTCTGTGAGTTTgtggaaagtaacagaagattcACACCCACAACGATTTATCCTATTGACAAGAGGACTGGTAAGCAGTTCATGTGCATGATCATGGCTGCTTCCGAACCAAGAACACTGGACTGGGTAGGGACCCCCCATCTCCTTGATGACATTATTTAA